The Streptococcus sp. S5 genome contains a region encoding:
- a CDS encoding L-lactate dehydrogenase, protein MTRKIGIIGLGHVGATLAHSMILKHTCDHLVLIDTNEKKVKADALDFCDTVANTGYPVHITVNDYAALEDADVVVSTLGNIELQANNTDDRFAELPFTSKQVVQVARDLKASGFSGVLLVVTNPVDAVTQLYQQYTGLPKEQVIGTGTLLDTARMKRAVADRLQVSPASVSGYNLGEHGNSQFVAWSQVRVKGHAITDLFSQEELDAINYESLRGGHTVFFGKFYTNFGIAAAAQRLAEAVINDSHEEMPVSNYRPEYGTYLGYPAIVGRKGILERLDLHLTEEEKEKLLHSAETIKENTRKGLEHA, encoded by the coding sequence ATGACAAGAAAAATTGGTATTATTGGTTTGGGGCATGTGGGTGCGACCTTGGCCCACAGCATGATTTTGAAACACACCTGTGATCACTTGGTCTTGATTGATACCAATGAGAAAAAGGTCAAGGCAGATGCCTTGGATTTCTGTGATACGGTTGCTAATACGGGGTATCCGGTTCATATCACGGTCAATGACTACGCGGCTTTAGAAGATGCGGATGTCGTGGTGTCGACTCTTGGAAATATCGAGTTGCAGGCCAATAACACAGATGACCGTTTTGCGGAGCTTCCCTTTACCAGTAAGCAAGTGGTGCAAGTAGCGCGTGATTTGAAGGCTTCTGGCTTTAGCGGGGTCTTATTGGTCGTGACCAATCCGGTCGATGCAGTCACTCAACTCTATCAACAATATACCGGCCTTCCAAAAGAGCAGGTGATTGGGACAGGGACGTTACTTGATACAGCTCGGATGAAGCGTGCAGTCGCTGATCGTTTGCAGGTTTCTCCTGCTAGTGTATCAGGCTATAACCTTGGTGAGCATGGGAATTCTCAATTTGTCGCTTGGAGTCAGGTCCGTGTTAAGGGACATGCTATTACCGATCTCTTCTCTCAAGAAGAGCTTGACGCCATCAACTACGAGTCCTTGCGCGGTGGACACACGGTTTTCTTTGGTAAATTCTATACCAACTTTGGGATTGCTGCGGCAGCCCAACGCTTAGCAGAAGCTGTGATCAATGATAGCCACGAGGAAATGCCAGTGTCTAACTATCGTCCAGAATATGGAACCTATCTTGGCTATCCAGCGATCGTAGGTCGAAAAGGAATTCTTGAACGATTGGATTTGCATTTGACAGAAGAAGAAAAAGAAAAATTACTCCATTCAGCCGAAACCATCAAAGAAAATACACGAAAAGGTTTGGAGCATGCATAA
- a CDS encoding Rpn family recombination-promoting nuclease/putative transposase: MQKRHAHVSPTLDIMAKKIFSLPEVTAAFIRDILELDVADAQIVEGSQPHSMAYEENDLFSTAVDVRAKLHDGTEVIIEIQIRKQQYFLNRFHYYLANQLVENVQKLRQQGQTHKMYEQMEPVYGIAILEKSLLLDEEAAINKYWLTNSRSGKRLKAYYKNGKHQNLLQVAFLELDKYNKDENLTDAGRQWLEFFGNLPFTKAPSQAVAHADSLLDSSSWTKEEKTMIDERIRIQENYDMTLETAIDEAREEGLVQGLERGLERGLEQGRKQLICEMVSRGMTPDLISEMTGLTIEEIETLLS, translated from the coding sequence ATGCAGAAAAGACACGCGCATGTATCGCCGACCTTGGATATCATGGCTAAGAAGATTTTTAGTTTGCCGGAGGTGACTGCAGCATTTATTCGGGACATTTTGGAGCTAGATGTGGCGGACGCTCAGATTGTGGAGGGAAGCCAGCCCCACAGCATGGCCTATGAGGAGAATGACTTGTTCTCCACTGCGGTGGATGTGAGAGCCAAGCTCCACGACGGGACTGAGGTGATTATCGAGATCCAGATTCGCAAGCAGCAGTATTTCTTGAATCGGTTCCATTACTATTTGGCCAATCAGCTGGTGGAAAATGTGCAAAAACTGCGCCAGCAAGGCCAGACACATAAGATGTATGAGCAGATGGAGCCAGTCTATGGGATTGCGATTTTGGAGAAGTCGCTCTTACTGGACGAAGAGGCCGCCATCAATAAATATTGGCTGACCAATAGCCGGTCCGGCAAGCGACTCAAGGCCTATTATAAAAATGGCAAGCACCAAAATCTTCTGCAGGTTGCCTTTTTAGAGCTAGACAAGTATAATAAAGATGAGAACCTGACTGATGCAGGCAGACAGTGGTTGGAGTTTTTTGGGAATCTTCCCTTCACAAAAGCTCCCAGTCAGGCCGTTGCCCACGCAGATTCATTATTAGATTCATCTAGCTGGACCAAGGAGGAGAAGACCATGATAGACGAGCGGATTCGTATTCAAGAAAATTATGATATGACCCTGGAGACAGCGATAGACGAAGCACGCGAAGAAGGTTTAGTACAAGGATTGGAACGTGGTCTGGAACGTGGTCTGGAACAAGGTCGTAAACAGTTGATATGCGAGATGGTCTCACGAGGAATGACACCTGATCTTATCTCAGAGATGACAGGTTTGACCATTGAAGAAATTGAGACTCTTCTTTCCTGA
- a CDS encoding DUF2075 domain-containing protein, translating into MSDIQSPVVIEIDYSNRTFDQLKETIAPKHSKLIFDYPTVYIVNDENKNKYSVYVGETTDIIRRTNQHLSDDIKKDREDWRQFEQSKTSKMFVIGHNHFNKSLTLDIENRLMLYLSSVDQVERVQNRRGNPQNKYYTSEELDEIFSKIWRTLNRKNHYLFPAESFIRNSAIFKSSPFHKLTDEQVKAKNEILLKITSVISKNETGVLILVKGDAGAGKTVLMSSLIDDLLNSEDIQMIRENNDINLVVNHDDQLSVYQEIEKKLEWKSGSNINVVMKPTQFLNALKKEKTDAGIVVVDEGHLLLTAKNQAYLGGNHLNDLLAKSKVVVLVYDENQIMNKSQIWTDDAFLKLEHEANLKGNLITLHNQMRIHATKETVEWIRNLIDTGVVNEVPIDNDYDIRVFDSPEELQSAIMEKNDNQSLGISRLTATYDWEYSSQSKPKDSDYWCVRIGDWSCPWNRQLAKEKESKHLSWIEQSQTIHEIGSTFTVQGFDLNYVGVIIGPSVKYRDGKIIFDISESKNKSAVQNRKLESGEMINYGETLLRNELNVLLTRGVNGLYVYAVDEELQQALKNATK; encoded by the coding sequence ATGAGCGACATTCAATCACCCGTAGTTATAGAAATCGATTATTCAAATCGAACATTTGATCAATTAAAAGAAACGATTGCTCCGAAACATTCTAAGCTTATCTTTGATTATCCAACTGTATACATCGTAAACGATGAGAATAAAAACAAGTATAGTGTTTATGTCGGAGAAACAACAGATATCATTCGTAGAACAAATCAGCACCTATCAGATGATATAAAGAAGGACCGAGAAGATTGGCGACAATTTGAACAATCTAAAACCTCTAAAATGTTTGTTATTGGGCATAACCATTTCAATAAATCTTTGACCTTGGATATTGAGAATAGGTTAATGCTTTACTTATCAAGTGTTGACCAAGTTGAAAGGGTTCAGAATAGAAGAGGAAATCCTCAAAACAAATATTATACTTCTGAAGAGTTAGACGAGATTTTCTCAAAGATATGGAGAACCCTAAATCGGAAAAACCATTATTTATTCCCAGCAGAAAGTTTTATTCGAAATTCAGCGATATTTAAATCTTCTCCATTTCACAAGTTAACAGATGAACAAGTGAAGGCCAAAAATGAAATATTGCTCAAAATTACATCTGTCATTAGTAAAAATGAAACAGGAGTTCTAATTTTAGTAAAGGGTGATGCTGGTGCAGGGAAAACGGTTTTGATGAGTTCCCTCATCGATGATTTGTTGAATTCTGAAGATATTCAGATGATTCGTGAGAACAATGATATTAATTTGGTTGTGAATCATGATGATCAACTCAGTGTTTACCAAGAAATTGAGAAAAAATTGGAATGGAAGAGTGGATCAAATATTAATGTTGTGATGAAACCAACTCAATTTTTAAATGCTCTGAAAAAAGAAAAAACTGATGCTGGAATTGTAGTGGTTGATGAAGGTCACTTGTTATTGACTGCAAAAAATCAAGCCTATTTAGGTGGGAATCATTTAAATGATTTGCTCGCTAAATCCAAAGTAGTAGTTCTTGTTTATGATGAAAATCAGATCATGAATAAATCCCAAATATGGACAGATGATGCTTTCTTGAAATTGGAACATGAAGCCAATTTAAAAGGAAATCTCATTACGCTACATAACCAAATGCGTATCCATGCAACAAAAGAAACAGTTGAGTGGATAAGAAACTTGATTGATACTGGAGTTGTGAATGAGGTTCCAATTGATAATGATTATGATATTAGAGTTTTTGACTCTCCTGAGGAACTTCAAAGTGCAATCATGGAAAAAAATGATAATCAGAGTTTAGGGATTTCACGCTTAACAGCAACCTATGATTGGGAATACAGTAGTCAATCAAAACCAAAGGATTCTGACTATTGGTGTGTCCGTATCGGAGACTGGTCTTGTCCATGGAACAGACAACTTGCAAAAGAAAAAGAATCTAAACATTTATCCTGGATAGAGCAGTCTCAAACGATTCATGAAATTGGCTCAACGTTTACCGTTCAGGGATTTGATCTAAATTATGTGGGAGTTATCATTGGCCCATCTGTCAAATATAGAGACGGGAAAATTATTTTTGATATAAGTGAAAGCAAAAATAAAAGTGCTGTTCAAAACAGAAAACTTGAATCAGGTGAAATGATTAATTACGGAGAAACATTATTGCGAAATGAGTTAAATGTTTTGCTCACCCGTGGAGTTAACGGGCTATACGTCTATGCGGTTGATGAAGAACTTCAACAAGCTTTAAAAAATGCGACAAAATAA
- a CDS encoding nucleotide pyrophosphohydrolase, producing MKELIDLINQFRDERDWRKFHNEKDLAISISLEASELLELFQWKQSEEVVEKSLKEIKEELADVFMYSLMLADNLNLDVEKIIKEKIDINAKKYPVELSKGNNKKYTDLEKK from the coding sequence ATGAAAGAATTAATCGACTTAATTAATCAATTTAGAGATGAACGTGACTGGAGAAAGTTTCATAATGAAAAAGATTTGGCCATTTCGATTTCACTAGAAGCGAGCGAATTGTTAGAACTATTTCAGTGGAAACAATCAGAGGAAGTAGTTGAAAAGTCATTAAAAGAAATCAAAGAAGAACTTGCGGATGTTTTTATGTATTCTTTAATGTTAGCAGATAATTTGAATCTGGATGTAGAAAAAATTATAAAAGAGAAAATTGATATAAATGCAAAAAAATATCCTGTAGAATTAAGCAAGGGAAATAATAAAAAATATACGGACTTGGAGAAAAAATGA
- a CDS encoding TIGR02328 family protein, producing the protein MRLWHQDLIPKLPRPQLLGQHRECCALRGNGWGKKHATVNYVFDYSPYRLYAYHRLIMEEMTARGYKVSPEWWEPTYRGKTCPAYPELKEEALTTPIYPEHQDTYLQECLDNLAEKGIQLD; encoded by the coding sequence ATGAGACTGTGGCACCAAGACTTGATTCCCAAACTCCCTCGACCCCAGCTTCTAGGCCAACACCGGGAATGCTGCGCCCTTCGAGGTAATGGCTGGGGCAAGAAGCACGCGACGGTCAACTATGTCTTTGACTACTCGCCCTATCGCCTCTATGCCTATCACCGCCTGATCATGGAGGAGATGACCGCTCGTGGCTACAAGGTCAGTCCAGAGTGGTGGGAGCCGACCTATCGAGGCAAAACCTGCCCAGCTTACCCAGAGCTGAAAGAGGAAGCTTTAACCACGCCGATCTATCCTGAGCATCAGGACACTTACCTCCAAGAATGCCTAGATAACCTAGCAGAAAAAGGGATTCAATTAGATTAA
- a CDS encoding YbgA family protein produces MDQKHHCQVLWAKNKYLVLSHSSNIYKEIREYLKQDQVEVSHVEDLIQQALALPENRGQVSNAFQHIWGYFKKQATAEEKADFMLLLEKYQHGQASQEDLIKGIQTLLERYPNRYLQESTLLGGQ; encoded by the coding sequence GTGGATCAAAAACATCACTGCCAAGTCCTATGGGCGAAAAATAAGTACCTGGTGCTGAGCCATTCCAGCAACATTTACAAGGAGATCCGGGAATACCTCAAGCAAGACCAGGTGGAGGTCAGCCACGTCGAGGACCTGATCCAGCAAGCGTTAGCCTTGCCGGAAAATCGTGGTCAGGTCTCCAATGCCTTCCAGCATATCTGGGGCTATTTCAAAAAGCAGGCGACTGCTGAGGAAAAGGCAGACTTTATGTTGCTACTTGAGAAATACCAGCATGGGCAAGCTAGCCAAGAGGATCTCATCAAGGGGATCCAGACGCTCCTTGAGCGTTATCCCAATCGCTACTTGCAAGAGTCAACACTACTAGGAGGTCAATAG
- a CDS encoding SemiSWEET family transporter: MNEKQMKILGWVATFMSVMMYVSYFPQIMDNLAGHKGNFVQPLVAAINCSLWVYYGLFKKERDIPLAAANAPGIIFGLITAITAL, from the coding sequence ATGAATGAAAAACAAATGAAAATTCTCGGTTGGGTTGCGACCTTTATGTCTGTGATGATGTACGTGTCTTACTTCCCACAAATCATGGATAACCTCGCTGGTCACAAAGGGAACTTTGTTCAACCTCTTGTCGCAGCCATCAACTGTAGCCTTTGGGTTTACTACGGACTCTTCAAAAAAGAACGCGATATTCCACTTGCTGCAGCCAATGCACCAGGGATCATCTTTGGTTTGATCACAGCCATCACAGCCTTGTAA
- a CDS encoding SemiSWEET family transporter, which produces MNKQKINQIVGSIGAFIGIIVFIAYIPQIIANLQGNKAQPFQPLSAAISCLIWVIYGWTKEPKKDWILIIPNSAGVILGGLTFLTSL; this is translated from the coding sequence ATGAATAAACAAAAAATCAACCAAATCGTTGGCTCGATCGGTGCCTTTATTGGGATTATCGTTTTCATTGCCTACATCCCACAAATTATTGCTAATTTACAGGGAAATAAGGCCCAACCTTTCCAACCCTTGTCAGCTGCTATTTCTTGCTTGATCTGGGTCATTTATGGTTGGACAAAGGAACCTAAAAAAGACTGGATTTTGATCATTCCAAATTCAGCAGGTGTCATCCTAGGGGGATTGACTTTCCTTACATCACTTTAA
- a CDS encoding ABC transporter permease, whose product MFRLTTKLACSNLIKNRKLYYPFAIAVILAVTIAYLFDSLTFNPHISELRGGDSMIFTLVLGLFVVNAAGAIIVLYANSFVMKNRSKELGIYSMLGLEKRHLISMIFKELLMFGFLTISAGVLIGALFDKLIFAFLLKLMKMKVQLVSTFQPGIVILVFVTFGLIFGLLILLNAWRILRLNALQLTREKSSGEKKASFLWPQTILGLAALAFGYYLAVSVKDPIIALVTFFLAVILVMIGTYLLFNAGITVFLHLLKKKKSYYYQPNNMISVSNLIYRMKKNAVGLATIAILSTMVLVTISAATNIYVGSEMVKKIMAPHDFSVQGKGVELEQINQKFDEFASEHHLEIKNRDLMIYANFGVKSQKGTDLTVYPADERSVTPKTVFMVFDAASYEHMTGEQVDLTGNQVVLFAHNEALKGQKQFTINGQDFQVKEEVSKDFITDHVPNQFNMLTEDFNYLIVPDLSTFVAQFPNLAIYTNIYGGFNVNVDEDQQLKLATSYDKMIDELSSQQGQGTFIYGGNRANDVAELNSLFGGIFFIGIFLSLIFMVGTVIVIYYKQISEGYEDRDRFIILQQVGLDEHEVKRTINRQVRTVFFLPLIFAFIHLAFAYHMIRLILKVLGVINSGQVLVVTLSVCAVFLITYLIVFWITSRSYRKIVQI is encoded by the coding sequence ATGTTTCGATTAACCACTAAATTAGCTTGCTCTAATCTGATCAAGAACCGCAAGCTCTATTATCCCTTTGCGATTGCAGTCATTCTCGCAGTGACCATCGCTTATCTCTTTGACTCCCTGACCTTTAATCCCCACATTTCCGAGCTTCGAGGGGGCGATTCCATGATCTTTACCCTCGTCTTGGGACTGTTTGTGGTCAATGCAGCGGGGGCCATCATCGTGCTCTATGCCAATAGCTTCGTCATGAAAAATCGCTCCAAGGAGCTGGGCATCTACAGCATGCTAGGCCTTGAGAAACGCCATCTTATCAGCATGATCTTCAAGGAACTCTTGATGTTTGGCTTTCTAACCATCTCAGCCGGAGTCTTGATTGGAGCCCTCTTTGACAAGCTGATCTTTGCCTTTCTCTTGAAACTCATGAAGATGAAGGTCCAGCTAGTATCTACCTTCCAACCTGGGATTGTCATCTTGGTCTTTGTCACCTTTGGTCTCATCTTTGGACTTTTGATTCTTCTCAATGCTTGGCGCATTCTCCGTTTAAATGCCCTGCAGTTGACGCGTGAGAAATCTAGTGGCGAAAAGAAAGCCAGCTTTTTGTGGCCTCAAACCATCCTGGGCTTAGCAGCTCTTGCTTTTGGCTACTACCTAGCTGTGTCTGTCAAAGACCCCATTATTGCGCTTGTGACCTTCTTTCTAGCCGTTATCCTGGTCATGATCGGAACCTACCTGCTCTTTAATGCTGGGATCACCGTCTTCTTGCATCTGCTTAAGAAAAAGAAGAGCTACTATTACCAGCCCAACAATATGATCTCGGTCTCTAACCTCATCTATCGCATGAAGAAAAATGCAGTGGGGCTTGCGACCATTGCCATCCTCTCGACCATGGTGCTAGTAACCATCTCTGCAGCCACCAACATCTATGTCGGTAGCGAAATGGTCAAGAAAATCATGGCGCCTCATGATTTCTCTGTCCAAGGAAAAGGGGTTGAGCTGGAGCAGATCAATCAGAAATTTGATGAATTTGCCTCTGAGCACCATCTCGAGATCAAGAATCGGGACCTGATGATCTATGCCAACTTTGGGGTTAAATCACAAAAGGGCACAGACTTGACCGTCTATCCAGCTGATGAACGCAGCGTCACTCCTAAAACCGTCTTTATGGTCTTTGATGCAGCTAGTTATGAACACATGACAGGCGAACAAGTTGATCTGACAGGCAACCAAGTTGTTCTCTTTGCCCATAACGAGGCTCTTAAGGGGCAAAAGCAGTTCACTATCAACGGGCAAGACTTCCAAGTCAAAGAAGAGGTGAGCAAGGATTTTATCACCGATCATGTGCCAAACCAGTTTAATATGCTGACAGAGGATTTCAATTACCTAATCGTACCTGACCTCTCAACCTTTGTCGCCCAGTTTCCAAATCTTGCCATCTATACCAATATCTATGGTGGTTTCAATGTCAATGTCGATGAAGACCAGCAACTCAAGCTAGCAACTAGCTATGACAAGATGATCGATGAATTGAGCAGCCAACAGGGCCAAGGAACATTCATCTATGGAGGCAACCGAGCCAATGATGTGGCAGAGTTGAATAGCCTCTTTGGTGGCATCTTCTTTATCGGAATTTTCTTGTCACTGATCTTTATGGTCGGAACAGTTATCGTGATCTACTACAAGCAAATCTCAGAAGGCTATGAAGACCGTGACCGCTTCATCATCCTCCAACAGGTGGGGCTCGATGAACACGAGGTCAAACGGACCATCAACCGTCAAGTGCGGACTGTCTTTTTCCTCCCTCTCATCTTTGCCTTTATCCATCTGGCCTTTGCCTACCATATGATCCGCCTCATTCTCAAAGTCCTCGGTGTCATCAATAGTGGCCAAGTCCTCGTCGTGACCCTCAGCGTCTGCGCCGTCTTTCTCATCACCTACCTGATCGTCTTTTGGATCACCTCTCGGAGCTATCGTAAGATTGTGCAGATATAA
- a CDS encoding ABC transporter ATP-binding protein: MSLLDVQHIKKIYKTRFQGTQVEALKDIHFTVEKGEYVAIMGESGSGKSTLLNILAMLDQPTEGRVYLNGTDTSTIKNKDASSFRREKLGFVFQDFNLLDTLSVKDNILLPLVLSRRPVKEMMSKVDSVSRELGIHQLLEKYPYEISGGQKQRVAVARAIITSPEILLADEPTGALDSKSSAALLDVFEDINTMGQTILMVTHSTAAAARAKRVLFIKDGILYNQIFRGEKTERQMFQEISDTLTIMASEVE, translated from the coding sequence ATGTCATTACTAGACGTTCAACATATCAAAAAAATCTACAAAACCCGCTTTCAAGGAACGCAGGTCGAAGCTCTAAAAGATATTCACTTCACTGTTGAAAAAGGGGAATACGTCGCTATCATGGGGGAATCAGGATCCGGGAAATCCACCCTCCTCAATATCCTAGCCATGCTGGACCAGCCAACCGAAGGACGGGTCTACCTCAATGGCACGGACACCTCAACCATCAAGAACAAAGACGCGTCCAGCTTCCGCCGGGAAAAACTTGGCTTTGTCTTTCAAGACTTCAATCTGCTTGATACCTTGTCTGTCAAGGACAATATCCTTCTCCCTCTAGTCCTTTCTCGCAGACCAGTCAAGGAAATGATGAGCAAGGTGGATAGCGTCAGTCGGGAGTTGGGCATTCACCAACTGCTTGAAAAATATCCCTACGAAATCTCTGGTGGGCAAAAACAACGGGTAGCCGTAGCACGGGCCATCATCACCTCCCCTGAAATCCTCCTTGCGGATGAGCCAACAGGGGCGCTGGATTCCAAGTCTTCGGCTGCTTTGCTGGATGTCTTTGAAGATATCAATACCATGGGCCAAACCATTCTCATGGTGACCCACTCAACCGCAGCAGCAGCGAGGGCCAAGCGCGTGCTCTTTATCAAGGATGGGATTCTTTACAACCAGATCTTCCGCGGGGAAAAGACAGAGCGTCAGATGTTCCAAGAAATCTCAGATACTCTGACGATCATGGCAAGTGAGGTGGAGTAG
- a CDS encoding sensor histidine kinase: MNKFGTIFWQYVVSRRRLLYLLVIFLIVDLVFAYLFPETGTVFLYATLVLGFFTLCILIWDFAMTFRDYRKAALYEEVEVASPLEHLLYEKYREEQQARLEEGKTAQAKFNDLMDYYTLWVHQIKTPIAASQLLVQDVETPIVKQQMEQELFKIDSYANLVLQYLRLESFHDDLVLRRVSVEDLVKEVVRKYALFFIQKNLTVDLHDLEQEVITDRKWLLVIIEQLLSNSLKYTSTGGIEIYFKDQTLYIKDSGIGIKNSDVLRVFERGFSGYNGHLTQQSSGLGLYLSKKIAEQLGHRITLHSEVGQGTTVAIHFEEKKLVMD; this comes from the coding sequence ATGAATAAATTTGGAACGATCTTCTGGCAGTATGTGGTATCCCGCAGGCGCCTGCTCTATCTATTGGTCATCTTTTTGATCGTCGATTTGGTCTTTGCCTATCTCTTTCCAGAGACAGGGACGGTTTTCCTCTATGCGACCCTGGTGCTAGGCTTTTTTACTCTTTGTATCTTGATCTGGGATTTCGCCATGACCTTTCGGGACTACCGCAAAGCCGCACTATATGAGGAAGTTGAGGTTGCCTCACCACTGGAACACCTCCTTTATGAAAAATACAGGGAAGAACAGCAGGCGCGCCTGGAAGAAGGAAAGACAGCCCAGGCCAAGTTCAATGACCTGATGGATTACTATACCCTCTGGGTTCACCAGATTAAGACGCCCATTGCGGCCAGCCAGCTCTTGGTGCAAGATGTCGAGACACCCATTGTCAAGCAGCAGATGGAGCAGGAGCTTTTTAAGATTGACTCCTATGCCAATCTGGTTTTGCAGTACCTGCGACTAGAGAGTTTTCATGATGATCTGGTCTTGAGGCGCGTGTCGGTAGAAGATTTGGTCAAAGAAGTAGTCCGCAAGTATGCCCTCTTTTTTATCCAAAAGAACTTGACCGTGGATCTGCATGATTTGGAGCAGGAGGTCATCACCGATCGCAAGTGGCTCCTGGTCATCATCGAGCAGCTCTTGTCCAATAGCCTCAAGTACACCAGCACCGGTGGAATTGAAATCTATTTTAAAGACCAGACTCTCTATATAAAAGATAGCGGGATTGGGATCAAAAATAGCGATGTCCTTCGCGTCTTTGAGCGGGGCTTCTCCGGCTATAATGGCCACCTGACCCAGCAATCCTCAGGGCTGGGACTCTATCTATCTAAGAAAATCGCAGAGCAATTGGGCCACAGGATCACCCTCCATTCAGAGGTCGGCCAAGGCACGACTGTTGCCATTCACTTTGAAGAGAAGAAGTTGGTCATGGATTAA
- a CDS encoding response regulator transcription factor has protein sequence MHKILLVEDDEIIRQQVKQLLEQWGYEVVAVEDFMDVLGIFVESDPHLILMDIGLPLYNGYHWCQEIRKVSKVPIMFLSSRDQAMDIVMAINMGGDDFVTKPFDQNVLLAKVQGLLRRSYEFGTDQNLLEHRGAILNLKSTDLVYEGEVIKLTKNEFQILRVLFEHAGSIVARDDMMKELWNSDFFIDDNTLSVNVARLRKKLEEAGLSNFIETKKGIGYGLTHE, from the coding sequence ATGCATAAAATTCTCTTAGTGGAAGACGATGAAATTATCCGCCAACAAGTCAAACAATTATTGGAACAATGGGGCTATGAAGTGGTCGCAGTAGAGGACTTTATGGATGTCCTCGGGATCTTTGTCGAAAGTGACCCCCACTTGATCCTCATGGATATTGGCCTGCCTCTCTACAATGGTTACCACTGGTGCCAGGAGATTCGCAAGGTTTCAAAGGTTCCGATCATGTTTCTTTCTTCACGGGATCAAGCCATGGATATTGTCATGGCCATCAATATGGGTGGAGACGACTTTGTTACCAAGCCTTTTGACCAAAATGTCCTCCTTGCCAAGGTTCAAGGACTCTTGCGCCGCTCTTACGAATTTGGGACAGATCAAAATCTGCTGGAGCACCGGGGAGCCATCCTCAATCTCAAGTCTACGGACTTGGTGTATGAAGGGGAAGTCATCAAGCTGACCAAGAATGAATTTCAGATCCTGCGTGTCCTGTTTGAGCATGCAGGCAGTATCGTGGCGCGTGATGACATGATGAAGGAGCTCTGGAATAGCGACTTCTTTATTGATGACAATACCTTGTCTGTCAATGTGGCCCGCCTTCGTAAGAAACTAGAAGAAGCTGGCTTGTCAAATTTCATCGAAACCAAGAAAGGCATCGGTTACGGGTTGACCCATGAATAA